In Monodelphis domestica isolate mMonDom1 chromosome 4, mMonDom1.pri, whole genome shotgun sequence, one DNA window encodes the following:
- the LOC100618496 gene encoding olfactory receptor 51H1-like → MLSLNISHINHHSFILTGIPGMPEKNSWMAFPLGLLYTLTLLGNCTILSIIKMDRSLHEPMYYFLSILALTDVGLSISTLPSMLSIFWFNAPEIPFDACITQMFFIHVFGITESGVLVSMAFDRFVAIRDPLRYSSILTYEVIGKIGLAVLARAVFVVLPAPLLIKRLPFYHSNVLSHSYCLHQDVMRLASASTRVNILYGLIAVICTLGLDVLVILFSYILILKTVLGIASWAERFKAFNTCLSHICALLLFYIPFIGATMVHRFGKHLSPIVHTVMANVYLLLPPVLNPLIYSIKTKQIRKRIVQLFFRRKGRT, encoded by the coding sequence ATGCTTTCCTTGAATATCTCTCACATCAATCACCACAGTTTTATACTGACAGGTATACCAGGAATGCCAGAGAAGAATTCTTGGATGGCATTCCCACTGGGACTCCTCTACACCCTCACTCTTCTTGGCAATTGCACCATCTTGTCCATCATTAAGATGGATAGAAGCCTCCATGAGCCCATGTACTACTTTCTCTCCATCTTGGCACTGACTGATGTGGGTCTCTCTATATCCACCCTGCCTTCCATGCTCAGCATTTTCTGGTTCAATGCCCCTGAAATCCCCTTTGATGCCTGCATCACTCAGATGTTTTTCATCCATGTGTTTGGAATCACAGAATCTGGGGTGTTGGTATCCATGGCCTTTGATCGCTTTGTGGCTATTCGAGATCCACTGCGTTATTCTTCCATCCTCACCTATGAGGTCATTGGCAAGATTGGATTAGCTGTCCTTGCCCGTGCTGTCTTTGTGGTCCTCCCTGCACCCTTGCTTATCAAGAGGCTGCCTTTCTACCACTCCAATGTTCTCTCTCACTCTTACTGCCTCCATCAGGATGTCATGCGACTTGCTTCTGCCAGCACACGTGTCAACATACTTTATGGTCTTATTGCTGTCATCTGTACTCTGGGATTGGATGTTCTTGTCATTCTTTTCTCTTATATTCTCATCTTGAAGACTGTACTGGGCATTGCCTCATGGGCTGAGAGGTTCAAGGCCTTCAATACCTGCCTCTCTCACATCTGTGCTTTGCTGCTCTTCTACATACCTTTTATTGGTGCCACGATGGTCCACCGTTTTGGGAAACACCTCTCACCCATTGTGCACACAGTGATGGCCAATGTGTATCTTTTACTCCCACCTGTACTTAACCCCCTCATCTACAGCATAAAGACCAAACAGATTCGTAAGCGGATAGTCCAACTATTTTTtaggagaaagggcaggacttAG